The proteins below come from a single Gossypium raimondii isolate GPD5lz chromosome 2, ASM2569854v1, whole genome shotgun sequence genomic window:
- the LOC128033791 gene encoding putative disease resistance protein RGA3 has product MDNVWNEDNIKWVEFKNLVVGGASGRKIVVTTRSNRVAEITGTISCHYLKAFPYEKSLSLFLKFAFKKGKEKQHPNLVKIGQAIVKKCQGIPLVVKDLGGNGLQHLKSLQLLVIYGCPNLKYLFQEIQELTSLNTLVIAACKNLVSLPLGLENLTALQSLIIADCEQLNLSRAQGFQEKIEKVEEDGFSLLSLGIVNLPKLGALPQWLLRGSANTLKNLTIAECVNLTTSVEWHNLTSLEKPAIIHCPQLLSLPNNMQRLKQLKIEYCPLLSQRCQQGTGVDWLNIVHASFIVLDGNAISANDN; this is encoded by the exons ATGG ATAATGTCTGGAATGAAGATAACATAAAGTGGGTGGAATTCAAAAATTTAGTAGTGGGAGGAGCTAGCGGAAGAAAAATTGTAGTCACCACTCGGAGTAACCGAGTTGCAGAGATCACAGGCACAATCTCCTGCCACTATTTGAAAGCTTTTCCTTATGAAAAATCTTTATCCTTGTTTCTCAAATTTGCTTTCAAGAAAGGGAAAGAGAAACAACATCCAAACCTTGTGAAAATTGGGCAAGCAATTGTGAAGAAATGCCAAGGGATTCCTCTAGTAGTGAAG GATCTTGGTGGTAATGGTTTACAACACTTGAAATCACTTCAACTTTTAGTTATTTATGGCTGTCCCAATCTGAAATATTTGTTTCAAGAGATTCAGGAACTCACATCCCTGAATACACTGGTTATTGCTGCTTGCAAAAACTTGGTATCATTGCCACTTGGTTTGGAAAATCTAACTGCATTACAATCTCTAATTATTGCGGATTGCGAACAACTTAATTTGAGTAGGGCACAAGGATTCcaagagaaaatagaaaaagtagAAGAAGATGGTTTCAGCCTTCTATCATTGGGCATTGTAAACTTACCTAAGCTGGGGGCTTTACCCCAATGGCTTCTACGAGGGTCCGCCAACACCTTAAAGAATCTAACCATTGCAGAGTGTGTAAACCTCACAACTTCAGTAGAGTGGCACAATCTCACATCACTTGAAAAACCTGCCATCATCCACTGCCCACAATTGTTAAGTCTGCCAAATAACATGCAACGCCTCAAGCAATTGAAGATTGAATATTGTCCTCTTTTAAGTCAAAGATGCCAACAAGGAACCGGTGTGGATTGGCTCAACATTGTTCATGCctcttttattgttttggatGGCAATGCAATTTCAGCTAATGATAACTGA